In the genome of Leptospiraceae bacterium, one region contains:
- a CDS encoding TIGR01777 family oxidoreductase: MKKITITGGTGFIGRKLTEYFINKNHKVLYLSHSRNKKANVPIYFWDPSNQQISDEGKQELLSSDVVIHLSGANIAERRWDENYKKLIVESRVKSTKFLSEILNQNHQSQKPEVVIFASATGYYGNRTEEVDEYSPPGTGFLAETCVQWEQASINLHPHIRKAHIRIGFVMDKNEGGFPRMILPIKLFVGTVPGSGKQYVSWIHIDDLVRIFDFILENPQSSGVYNGTAPNPVTLEELMKKAAKYLNRPMIFPNIPDFALELILGEMSQIVLEGAKVIPSRIQKEGFVFQYPDIDSALKNLL, translated from the coding sequence ATGAAAAAGATTACCATCACAGGAGGAACAGGTTTTATCGGAAGAAAATTGACGGAATATTTTATAAATAAAAATCATAAAGTTCTTTATCTATCTCATAGTAGGAACAAAAAAGCAAATGTCCCAATTTATTTTTGGGATCCCAGCAATCAGCAGATCTCCGACGAGGGAAAGCAAGAGCTCTTATCATCGGATGTTGTGATACATCTTAGTGGTGCTAACATTGCTGAAAGACGTTGGGATGAAAACTACAAAAAATTGATAGTAGAAAGCAGAGTAAAATCAACGAAATTTTTATCAGAAATTCTCAACCAAAACCATCAGTCACAAAAACCTGAGGTTGTGATTTTTGCATCGGCAACGGGTTATTACGGAAATCGAACGGAAGAAGTGGATGAATATAGCCCACCGGGAACCGGTTTTTTAGCAGAAACTTGTGTTCAGTGGGAGCAAGCATCCATCAATCTACATCCTCATATCAGAAAAGCTCATATCCGAATAGGTTTCGTAATGGATAAAAATGAAGGTGGGTTTCCCAGAATGATACTTCCCATCAAGTTGTTCGTTGGAACTGTTCCAGGTTCAGGAAAACAATACGTGAGTTGGATTCATATTGATGACTTGGTTAGGATTTTTGATTTTATTTTGGAGAATCCACAAAGTAGTGGGGTTTATAATGGCACAGCGCCAAATCCTGTTACTCTTGAGGAGTTAATGAAAAAAGCTGCAAAATACCTAAATCGACCCATGATATTTCCTAACATACCGGATTTTGCTTTAGAGCTAATCTTAGGTGAGATGTCTCAAATAGTTCTCGAAGGTGCAAAAGTAATTCCAAGCCGAATTCAGAAAGAAGGTTTCGTTTTTCAATATCCAGATATAGATAGTGCTTTAAAAAATTTATTATAA
- a CDS encoding (2Fe-2S) ferredoxin domain-containing protein, whose product MNEAKEILKKLKVENLEYHIFLCADQTEPKCVSKDEGLRSWEYLKKRLSELGLVQSGKVFRTKANCLRVCKEGPIMCIYPQGRWFKQCTPEVIEMVIQNYILKKNEEELKDYIIY is encoded by the coding sequence ATGAATGAAGCAAAAGAAATATTAAAAAAGTTAAAAGTAGAGAATTTGGAGTATCACATATTTCTGTGTGCAGACCAAACTGAACCTAAATGTGTAAGTAAAGATGAAGGATTACGTTCTTGGGAATATTTGAAAAAAAGACTATCAGAATTAGGTTTGGTTCAGTCAGGAAAAGTGTTTCGAACAAAAGCAAATTGTCTGCGGGTTTGCAAGGAAGGTCCTATCATGTGTATTTATCCTCAAGGCAGGTGGTTCAAACAATGCACTCCAGAAGTGATTGAGATGGTCATACAAAATTATATTTTGAAAAAGAACGAAGAAGAATTAAAAGATTATATTATTTATTAA
- the hemC gene encoding hydroxymethylbilane synthase produces the protein MRILRIATRGSHLAVAQAEYVQERLKELGVSSELVIIKTTGDLNYASFTELAKRGDETKGLFTKEIEEALLKNTADIAVHSLKDLPTKSHKGLIVAALPQRLDYRDYLIFRKDKKSQDQLPFIKNDGVVGTSSFRRKSMLRFFFPSLKTKDIRGNVPTRIKKLFFDDIDAILLSGAGLERLSQKSDWIDEKYLSEIEIVPLDAEVFPPSPGQGTIAVQCRESDKEIIELLKQIHDPQIENIIHIERGLLAKLEGGCHLPLGIHSKYSQEHSLYQANLFLGKEYPYSKKKKDFYLKRYHKDRALLVEFLHEEITEDLPIVLFGKEEKLNEISKKFLTQSILYFPIMEVKHYKEIQKHVLISSPIEKESIHRIYAIFSVEGIKSLEHHNFEDSPLIFVNGKKSKETLLNLFPELKENEVFISHDGTAFGIAEMIMASYKNQPKIIYAITAKESRNEFFDFLMNHNDNNTHLEQWITYEIQSRTLTKEELDSIPEKAYLIFGSPSLFDAFYSSLKNHNYFIEEKTKKWRLICLGKTTFQHILRKGFSVYAMSSEPSYEKIIKEFL, from the coding sequence GTGAGGATTTTACGCATTGCCACAAGAGGCTCACACCTTGCCGTCGCTCAAGCAGAGTATGTTCAAGAAAGACTCAAAGAACTTGGAGTATCAAGCGAACTCGTAATCATAAAAACAACAGGAGATTTGAACTACGCCTCATTCACTGAATTAGCAAAAAGAGGTGATGAAACGAAAGGACTTTTTACCAAAGAAATCGAAGAAGCTTTACTCAAAAACACTGCTGATATTGCTGTCCATTCCCTTAAGGACTTGCCTACGAAATCCCACAAGGGCTTAATTGTAGCTGCTTTGCCTCAACGCCTTGATTATCGAGACTACTTGATTTTTCGTAAAGACAAAAAATCTCAAGATCAGCTCCCATTCATAAAAAATGATGGGGTCGTTGGAACTTCCTCTTTTCGTCGGAAATCCATGCTACGTTTTTTCTTCCCTTCTTTAAAAACCAAAGATATTCGAGGAAATGTCCCTACTCGGATAAAAAAGCTTTTTTTTGATGATATTGATGCCATTTTACTTTCTGGAGCAGGATTAGAAAGACTCTCACAAAAGTCTGACTGGATAGACGAAAAATACCTTTCTGAAATCGAAATCGTGCCCTTAGATGCTGAGGTTTTTCCCCCTTCGCCAGGACAAGGAACAATAGCTGTTCAATGCCGTGAGTCAGACAAAGAAATCATCGAACTTCTAAAACAAATCCACGATCCACAAATCGAAAATATCATCCACATAGAGAGAGGTTTATTAGCAAAATTAGAAGGTGGTTGTCACTTGCCATTAGGAATCCATTCAAAATATTCTCAAGAGCATTCGCTCTATCAAGCTAACTTGTTTCTGGGAAAAGAATATCCTTATAGCAAAAAGAAAAAAGACTTTTATTTAAAAAGATACCACAAGGACAGAGCCCTACTTGTCGAATTTTTACATGAAGAAATCACTGAGGATTTGCCGATTGTTCTTTTCGGAAAAGAAGAAAAACTTAATGAAATCAGCAAAAAATTTCTCACCCAGAGTATTTTGTATTTTCCTATAATGGAAGTTAAGCATTACAAAGAAATCCAAAAACATGTCTTAATCTCATCACCCATAGAAAAAGAAAGTATTCATCGGATTTACGCAATCTTTAGCGTAGAAGGTATCAAAAGTTTAGAGCATCATAATTTCGAAGATTCTCCTTTAATCTTTGTAAACGGGAAGAAAAGTAAAGAAACTTTATTGAACTTGTTTCCTGAGCTGAAAGAAAATGAAGTTTTCATAAGTCATGATGGAACGGCTTTTGGAATTGCTGAAATGATTATGGCTTCATACAAAAATCAACCAAAGATTATCTATGCCATTACAGCAAAAGAAAGTAGAAACGAGTTTTTTGATTTCTTAATGAATCATAACGACAACAACACACATTTAGAACAATGGATAACTTATGAAATTCAAAGTAGAACTCTGACAAAAGAAGAGCTTGACTCTATCCCAGAGAAAGCATATTTAATTTTTGGAAGTCCATCTTTATTTGATGCATTTTATTCATCCCTAAAAAATCACAATTATTTTATCGAAGAAAAAACGAAAAAATGGAGACTAATTTGTTTAGGAAAAACCACATTCCAACATATCTTGAGAAAAGGTTTTAGTGTTTACGCAATGTCCTCTGAGCCAAGTTATGAGAAAATTATTAAAGAATTTTTATAA
- a CDS encoding C1 family peptidase — MKTQRLLVLLIFVSCVTVDEEGKRIEFTSSYSQKEWSIHEISVGPRWLDREKEIPLLILSRDVNLPVEYVLKDLPDVRDQGRQASSTAFAVGYLTMSYHMQRKGHKQYICSPSFVYNLLNNGKDEGIEVIDALYLLKDTGCPSETLFPYIEYDYRIQPTPEVINSASSYRIKGFARIDPTDVFQIATLIYQNNILIATIFITENFLNLKEKEYTPKGRLIGKHTIGVVGYNLEKRKYIAQNSAGKKWGDNGYFWISHLWFERLVVSSYAILDQN; from the coding sequence ATGAAAACCCAGAGATTACTTGTTCTTTTGATTTTCGTTTCTTGTGTGACTGTTGATGAAGAAGGAAAACGGATTGAATTTACTTCATCGTATTCTCAAAAAGAATGGAGTATCCATGAAATCTCGGTAGGTCCCAGATGGTTAGATAGAGAAAAAGAAATACCTCTTTTGATTTTGTCAAGAGATGTAAATCTTCCAGTGGAGTATGTTTTAAAAGACCTGCCGGATGTGAGGGATCAGGGAAGACAAGCATCAAGCACTGCTTTTGCTGTAGGATACTTGACTATGAGTTATCATATGCAAAGAAAAGGTCATAAGCAATATATATGTTCTCCTTCTTTTGTTTATAATCTCTTAAATAATGGCAAAGACGAAGGAATAGAAGTGATTGATGCTTTGTATTTACTGAAAGATACAGGTTGTCCCTCAGAAACTTTATTTCCCTACATTGAATATGATTATCGAATTCAGCCCACACCAGAAGTCATTAATTCCGCCTCAAGCTATAGAATCAAGGGCTTTGCAAGGATTGATCCTACGGATGTGTTTCAAATAGCAACACTAATTTATCAAAACAACATCTTGATTGCAACGATTTTTATTACAGAAAACTTTTTGAATTTAAAAGAAAAAGAATACACTCCGAAGGGTAGACTGATTGGAAAACACACTATTGGAGTGGTTGGTTATAACTTAGAGAAAAGAAAGTATATCGCTCAAAACTCAGCTGGCAAAAAGTGGGGAGATAACGGATATTTTTGGATATCTCATCTTTGGTTTGAACGTTTGGTGGTTTCATCCTACGCTATTTTAGATCAAAACTGA
- a CDS encoding adenylate/guanylate cyclase domain-containing protein: MKSTIKALYYFFNPKSSIHDPLQQIFFFYDIATTNLRRLIKFSLVLSIVSIILLIWDLFRFLDGSMDEISKLLSISHLLFLIYCLITFITSKVILKKLKEPKIFRIYFILNVLFLFSILIWMTLLDQLANGQITVILMGYFGISALLYLYPIDSLILYSLSSTLLFYLLPYFQKNDQILLAHFVNIPILSFISFLVSQFFFQSKVKDFLKNIKLEEANSELDELIHKVLPVQVSYKLRKQTTIEPVLSRNVTIGFIDIVSFSTIMENTSIDVVLNILDELFREFDVIIKKHNLEKIKTIGDSYMFAGGLFSDKNQTKEMIEASFEIIELIEKKQTDLQKRTNFKWSVRIGIDKGDVISGIIGNWRFVFDVWGNTVNIAARLETLSLPQRIHISKNVYEEVKNFSEYTFETRGVIPIKNISSIETFFVFKRK, encoded by the coding sequence ATGAAATCCACCATAAAAGCGTTATACTATTTCTTTAACCCAAAGAGTTCCATTCACGATCCATTACAACAAATCTTCTTCTTTTACGATATAGCAACAACTAATCTTAGACGGTTGATTAAATTTTCTTTGGTGTTATCTATTGTATCAATCATTTTGTTAATCTGGGATTTATTTCGATTTCTTGACGGTTCTATGGATGAAATATCAAAATTACTCTCTATTTCTCACCTCTTATTTCTAATCTATTGTTTAATTACATTCATAACATCAAAAGTAATCTTAAAGAAGCTGAAGGAACCTAAGATATTTCGAATATATTTTATTCTCAATGTTTTGTTTTTGTTTAGCATACTGATTTGGATGACTCTTTTGGATCAGTTGGCAAATGGACAAATCACAGTGATACTTATGGGCTATTTTGGAATATCTGCATTGTTATATCTTTATCCTATTGACAGTTTAATTCTATACTCACTAAGCTCAACCCTTTTGTTTTATCTTCTTCCCTACTTCCAAAAGAATGATCAAATACTTCTGGCTCATTTTGTCAACATTCCTATTTTGAGTTTTATTTCATTTCTTGTTTCGCAGTTTTTCTTTCAAAGTAAAGTTAAAGACTTCCTTAAAAACATAAAGTTAGAAGAAGCCAATTCAGAGTTAGACGAACTTATTCATAAAGTTCTTCCTGTTCAAGTTTCTTATAAATTAAGAAAGCAAACTACTATCGAACCTGTTCTATCAAGAAATGTCACTATTGGCTTTATTGATATTGTTTCTTTTAGCACTATAATGGAAAATACATCGATTGATGTTGTTCTAAATATTTTAGATGAACTATTTCGTGAATTTGATGTGATAATAAAAAAACACAATTTAGAAAAAATCAAAACTATTGGTGATAGTTATATGTTTGCTGGTGGTTTGTTTTCGGATAAAAACCAGACCAAAGAAATGATTGAAGCCTCATTCGAAATTATTGAACTCATAGAGAAGAAGCAAACAGATCTCCAGAAAAGAACAAACTTTAAATGGTCAGTTCGAATAGGTATTGACAAAGGAGACGTTATTTCAGGAATCATTGGAAATTGGAGGTTTGTTTTTGATGTATGGGGAAATACCGTAAACATAGCTGCACGCTTAGAAACCCTATCCCTTCCGCAAAGAATTCACATTTCCAAAAACGTATATGAAGAAGTCAAAAATTTTTCAGAGTACACTTTTGAAACACGAGGAGTTATTCCCATCAAAAATATTTCTTCTATTGAAACATTTTTTGTTTTTAAAAGAAAATAA
- a CDS encoding DJ-1/PfpI family protein, translated as MVRVLVPLADGFEEMEGIIIIDVLRRAGVEVIVAGLDKKEIVASRKTKHIADYTLDEVKDWEYDAIVLPGGSEGAKRLENDERIKQIIERLHQKNKVIGAICAAPNVLLKHNILHEDDVFTLHPSTLPSNYTGKYVDERVVKSRNIYTSKGPGTSFEFALSLVEELCGKEVREKVEAPMFVKR; from the coding sequence ATGGTTCGTGTTTTGGTTCCTTTAGCAGATGGTTTCGAGGAAATGGAAGGTATTATCATAATTGATGTTTTAAGAAGAGCTGGAGTTGAGGTTATCGTTGCTGGCTTAGATAAAAAAGAGATTGTCGCATCTCGAAAAACAAAACACATAGCCGATTATACTTTAGATGAAGTAAAAGATTGGGAGTATGATGCTATCGTTTTACCAGGAGGTTCAGAGGGAGCAAAACGTTTAGAAAATGATGAAAGAATTAAACAAATCATTGAGCGATTACATCAAAAAAACAAAGTGATTGGAGCAATTTGCGCAGCTCCTAATGTTCTTTTAAAGCATAATATCCTTCATGAAGACGATGTCTTCACTCTACATCCCTCAACTTTACCAAGTAATTATACTGGCAAATATGTCGATGAAAGAGTGGTAAAAAGTAGAAACATCTACACCAGTAAAGGACCCGGAACTTCTTTTGAGTTTGCTTTATCACTTGTGGAAGAGTTATGTGGAAAAGAAGTAAGAGAAAAAGTAGAAGCGCCTATGTTTGTTAAAAGGTAG
- a CDS encoding flagellar filament outer layer protein FlaA: MKKKLLLESSIIVFSIISILLIDGVRAGVETAIGSDVSASEVRAVTVESWDRDFSGGGYGWEVHTDKDTKTRGPYQPIASNLQAEREVKLIRGTPADIRYNIDREDVRILGVKFAFTFPGYNVVTIRPPAVDQYIVERPRPYLNELALVETYKARSCYQNPALSTVFRTQRAQMIDCVVGIELPGEVQKISVWVLGRGNEYTLEGWIEDWRGDTHILKFGSLDFVGWRPLTVNIPRNIPQSVESYPQIKTLVFKQFKVRSTPETSLETVYLFFDELRILTNIFEPYFDGAQIDFDKADCETKNRLIRILRQHARNPEIYELRDCSKAPGPAQPLPEQPQQTPTR; this comes from the coding sequence ATGAAAAAGAAACTCCTTTTGGAATCGTCGATAATCGTTTTTTCAATCATATCCATTTTGTTGATTGATGGTGTGCGTGCGGGAGTGGAAACTGCGATCGGAAGCGATGTTTCAGCAAGTGAAGTTAGAGCTGTGACGGTCGAAAGTTGGGACAGGGATTTTTCTGGTGGTGGATATGGATGGGAGGTTCATACCGATAAAGACACAAAAACAAGAGGTCCCTATCAACCGATTGCATCAAACCTCCAAGCAGAAAGGGAAGTAAAGCTCATAAGAGGTACTCCTGCTGACATCAGGTACAATATTGACCGTGAAGATGTACGCATTTTAGGAGTCAAGTTTGCATTTACTTTTCCAGGCTATAATGTTGTGACTATTCGTCCCCCAGCTGTTGACCAATACATCGTAGAAAGACCAAGACCTTACCTTAACGAGCTTGCTCTCGTAGAAACTTATAAAGCTCGTTCTTGTTATCAAAATCCCGCATTATCAACAGTTTTTAGAACCCAACGAGCTCAAATGATCGATTGTGTTGTCGGCATTGAACTTCCAGGCGAGGTTCAAAAGATTTCTGTTTGGGTGCTAGGGAGAGGGAATGAATACACGCTTGAGGGTTGGATTGAAGATTGGCGGGGTGATACCCACATTTTGAAGTTTGGTTCTTTAGATTTTGTGGGATGGCGTCCGTTAACGGTAAACATACCAAGAAATATACCTCAGTCAGTAGAATCATACCCTCAAATCAAGACCTTAGTATTTAAACAATTTAAAGTGAGATCAACTCCAGAGACATCGTTAGAAACTGTTTACCTTTTCTTTGATGAGTTAAGAATCCTCACTAATATTTTTGAACCTTACTTTGATGGAGCTCAGATCGATTTTGATAAGGCTGATTGTGAAACCAAAAACCGTTTGATACGTATCTTAAGGCAACACGCAAGAAATCCTGAGATTTACGAACTCAGAGATTGTTCGAAAGCTCCAGGTCCAGCACAACCCTTACCAGAACAACCCCAACAAACACCCACAAGGTAG
- a CDS encoding flagellar filament outer layer protein FlaA, with protein sequence MRDIFKIFIGCLILMSFSLYPQQTPQDQPTTNVPQAIQDSPLIQIDLEDFEQAEDWLAKPTSPLGETKTLKLVQRGEIRATDDENMRPPEGEALSVDVDPNNPNHVLGVKTYFVNRGFDRVEVKPPHPYVIKGKVRQFSIWVLGRNYRHTMYLKIRDYKGNFHSIKLGKLNFFGWRKFTVSVPGWIPQSTRFAMIDKNLQFISIYVVSDHHEVGGEFYFYVDGLKALVDRSELVYPGSEIKDNW encoded by the coding sequence ATGAGAGATATCTTTAAAATTTTTATTGGTTGTCTTATTCTAATGTCATTTTCATTATATCCTCAGCAGACACCACAAGATCAACCAACAACTAATGTTCCTCAAGCTATTCAGGACAGCCCTTTGATTCAGATCGATCTTGAGGATTTCGAACAAGCAGAGGACTGGCTTGCTAAACCTACTTCACCATTAGGTGAAACCAAGACATTAAAACTAGTTCAAAGAGGAGAAATCCGAGCCACAGACGACGAAAATATGCGTCCCCCCGAAGGAGAAGCTCTCTCAGTTGACGTAGACCCCAACAATCCTAATCACGTGTTGGGTGTGAAAACTTATTTCGTTAATCGTGGATTCGATCGAGTGGAAGTTAAGCCACCACATCCCTATGTCATCAAAGGGAAAGTAAGACAGTTTTCTATATGGGTTCTAGGACGAAATTATAGGCATACCATGTATCTTAAAATTCGCGATTATAAAGGAAACTTTCATTCCATTAAATTAGGTAAATTGAATTTCTTTGGATGGAGAAAGTTTACTGTTTCCGTTCCTGGATGGATACCTCAAAGTACTCGTTTTGCCATGATAGATAAGAACCTACAATTTATTAGTATTTATGTTGTGAGCGATCATCATGAGGTTGGTGGTGAGTTTTATTTCTATGTGGATGGACTTAAAGCGTTGGTGGATAGATCAGAACTCGTTTATCCTGGTTCCGAAATCAAAGATAATTGGTAA
- a CDS encoding ParA family protein, which translates to MSIAISIINYKGGVGKTTLTLNLSYALSSIFQKSVLMIDLDPQCSLSISAVKDTEWVEHIENKGSIISVIEAFYKGKLSFDPDWLISIKQSKKTYLLPGHLNLPEYEMKLVYQKPLYMSIEEFESQRFFILQKYLKSLKDEFDFIFFDCPPNVYVLSRNAILASDFYVIPTIPDFVSSFGIPFIHKHIEELIHSWYGKTKFLGIILNKVRTQRQNLIKEFQIEYEKISEKFPNKVFETFISDRILISSIMRRKINIFNESSKKYQPLQQEFRAFAEEIMRRIEANQKK; encoded by the coding sequence ATGTCCATTGCAATTTCTATTATAAACTACAAAGGAGGAGTAGGGAAGACTACCCTAACTTTGAATTTGTCTTATGCATTATCCAGTATTTTTCAAAAAAGTGTTCTGATGATTGATTTAGACCCTCAATGTAGTTTATCTATCAGTGCAGTCAAAGATACGGAATGGGTGGAACATATCGAAAACAAGGGCTCTATTATCAGTGTAATTGAAGCCTTTTACAAGGGGAAATTGTCTTTTGATCCCGATTGGTTGATTTCTATCAAACAATCAAAAAAAACCTACCTTCTTCCTGGACACTTGAATTTGCCCGAATATGAAATGAAATTAGTTTATCAAAAACCTTTATATATGTCAATTGAAGAGTTTGAATCTCAGAGATTTTTCATTTTGCAAAAATACCTCAAATCTTTAAAAGATGAATTCGACTTTATTTTTTTTGATTGTCCACCGAATGTTTATGTTTTATCTCGCAATGCCATTTTAGCCAGTGATTTTTACGTAATACCTACCATTCCTGATTTTGTCTCGAGTTTTGGTATTCCATTCATTCACAAACACATAGAAGAACTAATACATAGCTGGTATGGAAAAACGAAATTTTTAGGGATCATTTTGAATAAGGTTCGAACTCAAAGACAAAACCTCATCAAAGAATTTCAAATTGAATATGAGAAAATTTCAGAGAAATTCCCCAACAAAGTCTTTGAAACTTTTATCTCCGATCGCATTCTGATCTCAAGCATCATGAGAAGAAAAATCAATATTTTCAATGAAAGTTCAAAAAAATACCAACCCCTCCAACAAGAATTTCGAGCCTTTGCTGAGGAAATAATGAGAAGAATAGAAGCAAACCAAAAGAAATAA
- a CDS encoding Spy/CpxP family protein refolding chaperone yields the protein MKTKITIIVILGFTWIFSNCYGHHYPPEKRLNKMIKYLEKELDLTETQVAQLEQIKQKMLERSKSQRKVPFWFEDGFLSQLESGKLDKEVLKNEVRSLHAKMLENRLQDIEDLYPFYLNLSPEQRKELVELMKEHKKRFEKYYRR from the coding sequence ATGAAAACAAAAATAACCATCATCGTGATTTTGGGTTTCACGTGGATTTTTAGTAATTGCTATGGACATCACTATCCTCCAGAGAAAAGACTAAACAAAATGATAAAATACTTAGAAAAAGAATTGGACTTAACTGAAACACAAGTAGCCCAACTAGAACAAATCAAACAAAAAATGTTAGAAAGAAGTAAAAGCCAACGAAAAGTCCCTTTTTGGTTTGAGGATGGATTTTTGTCTCAACTAGAGTCAGGAAAATTGGACAAAGAAGTTTTGAAAAACGAAGTGAGATCCTTACACGCAAAAATGTTGGAAAATCGGTTACAAGATATCGAGGATCTTTATCCTTTCTATCTAAACTTGAGTCCAGAACAAAGAAAAGAATTAGTGGAACTCATGAAAGAACATAAGAAGAGATTTGAAAAATACTATCGAAGGTGA
- a CDS encoding sigma-70 family RNA polymerase sigma factor — MSSQEIEKLVKKTKNLVLSVIQKYADDLAKPYIDDIFQDVYVRLLLSLGSDKFRNKSKITTYLYQIAKNETLRYNEKLKKERQKKEKLKEFWKSKNFISEKTEISITKEQFLNKKYLNSLQRNILNLYLNGFSLKEIAKQLNQKEGTIKSNLFRIKAKIQKFEKG, encoded by the coding sequence ATGTCTTCCCAAGAGATAGAAAAACTCGTCAAAAAGACAAAGAATCTGGTTTTATCTGTAATTCAAAAATACGCAGATGATTTAGCAAAACCTTACATAGACGATATTTTTCAAGACGTTTATGTAAGGTTATTGCTGTCTTTAGGGTCTGATAAATTTCGAAACAAAAGCAAAATCACGACATATTTATATCAAATTGCGAAGAATGAAACTTTGAGATATAACGAAAAACTCAAAAAAGAGCGACAAAAAAAAGAAAAACTAAAAGAATTTTGGAAATCAAAAAATTTCATTTCTGAAAAAACAGAAATTTCTATAACAAAAGAACAATTTCTTAACAAAAAATATTTGAATTCACTGCAAAGAAATATATTGAACTTATACTTAAATGGTTTTAGTTTGAAAGAAATCGCAAAACAACTAAATCAGAAAGAGGGGACAATAAAATCAAACTTATTTCGGATTAAAGCCAAAATCCAGAAATTCGAAAAGGGATAG